A part of Thermosphaera sp. genomic DNA contains:
- the pdxT gene encoding pyridoxal 5'-phosphate synthase glutaminase subunit PdxT translates to MGVLALQGDFLEHSEILRELGAEARTVKKPEDLSVVDGLIIPGGESTTIGSLLAIKGLNDHLVKHIENGLPVMGTCAGAILLARRVVDRVVGETGQHTLKVMNVSIVRNVFGRQKNSFIANVEVENVGVVRAAFIRAPGIVEAWAPARITGYVDHPVVGRIGAVAEQNNILALAFHPEITGDKRIYQYFISKIKR, encoded by the coding sequence GTGGGAGTTCTCGCTTTACAGGGAGATTTCCTAGAGCACTCGGAGATCCTGAGAGAACTAGGAGCGGAGGCAAGGACGGTTAAGAAGCCCGAAGACCTCTCCGTAGTAGATGGTTTGATAATACCTGGCGGTGAATCAACAACCATTGGATCACTACTTGCGATAAAGGGTCTCAACGATCACTTGGTTAAACACATAGAGAACGGGCTGCCCGTCATGGGCACCTGCGCTGGTGCGATACTACTGGCGCGAAGGGTTGTCGACAGGGTTGTTGGTGAAACTGGTCAACACACGTTAAAAGTCATGAACGTGAGCATCGTTAGGAACGTTTTCGGCAGACAGAAGAACTCCTTTATAGCCAATGTAGAGGTAGAGAACGTGGGAGTAGTGAGAGCTGCTTTCATCAGGGCACCCGGTATAGTTGAGGCGTGGGCGCCTGCAAGAATAACGGGCTACGTAGACCATCCAGTGGTTGGAAGAATTGGCGCTGTAGCCGAGCAAAACAATATATTAGCTCTAGCGTTCCACCCTGAGATAACAGGAGATAAGAGGATTTATCAGTACTTCATATCGAAGATTAAGAGATGA
- the pdxS gene encoding pyridoxal 5'-phosphate synthase lyase subunit PdxS: MKLVDSYAYLEKLRDLVYSLLEYRDKIKEDGSEIVPIREATPLVRYGFISMFKGGAIMDVTNEKQAEIAEDAGAVGVMVLDKLPYDVRMAGGVARTADLNVIASVMNAITIPVSAKCRIGHAEEAKLLEELGIDLIDESEVLTPVDEKNHINKWDFKTPFVNGAKSLPEALRRIHEGASMIRTKGEPGTGNVAEAVRHIKLVNRDIAALRGHFLSGDYEAIWFYSKENKISYELALLTARLGRLPVVNFAAGGIATPADAALMMWLGSDGVFVGSGIFKSQDPENRARAIVLATSFYDDPETVVEAQKIVSEKHSMLGIDIRTLRPEQLMQVRGE; the protein is encoded by the coding sequence GTGAAGCTCGTAGACTCCTACGCCTACCTTGAAAAGCTTAGGGACCTAGTATACTCGTTGCTGGAGTATAGAGACAAGATCAAGGAAGACGGATCAGAGATCGTGCCCATACGCGAAGCAACACCACTGGTGCGCTACGGCTTTATATCCATGTTCAAGGGCGGTGCCATAATGGATGTTACTAACGAGAAGCAGGCTGAGATTGCTGAAGACGCGGGCGCAGTCGGCGTAATGGTTCTGGACAAACTGCCTTACGATGTGAGAATGGCCGGCGGAGTCGCCAGAACTGCCGACCTCAACGTGATAGCAAGCGTGATGAACGCCATAACAATACCGGTCTCAGCTAAATGTAGGATTGGGCACGCCGAGGAAGCAAAGCTGCTCGAGGAGTTAGGCATAGATCTGATAGACGAGAGCGAGGTTCTAACCCCTGTTGACGAGAAAAACCACATTAACAAGTGGGATTTCAAAACACCTTTCGTCAACGGTGCCAAGAGCCTGCCGGAGGCTCTCAGGAGAATCCACGAGGGTGCTTCAATGATTAGAACCAAGGGTGAGCCGGGCACAGGCAACGTTGCCGAAGCTGTAAGACATATTAAGCTCGTTAACAGAGACATTGCAGCCCTGAGAGGGCACTTCCTATCTGGCGACTACGAAGCTATATGGTTCTACTCAAAGGAGAATAAAATATCCTACGAGCTCGCGCTACTAACAGCTAGGCTGGGGAGACTACCCGTTGTCAACTTCGCCGCTGGTGGCATCGCAACACCTGCCGATGCAGCACTTATGATGTGGCTCGGCTCTGATGGAGTGTTCGTGGGCTCCGGCATATTCAAGAGCCAGGACCCGGAGAACAGAGCGAGAGCCATAGTGCTAGCTACATCCTTCTACGACGACCCCGAGACAGTCGTTGAAGCCCAGAAAATAGTATCGGAGAAGCACTCCATGCTCGGCATTGACATCAGAACGCTGAGGCCCGAGCAGCTTATGCAGGTTAGAGGTGAGTAA